Proteins co-encoded in one Verrucomicrobiota bacterium genomic window:
- a CDS encoding glycoside hydrolase family 75 protein, producing the protein MRKRPNRAPGITRGLVALLWLGAGLGCVPKKPVTLSEQPPPETSPVQTAETTPTPSPSPSLAPIPTPVPSPETFLPRSRYEVAQLFNGFEIHSRLSSAEGQIAALEKKDPNAYVLNLDVQVRVPKPAQTLDELQTPDPQLSSTLPQLPELLKAAKVSTCYYGLYRLKTENLSRALGRLDQMVSRQNFFDCNTMLELTGTASGRKALLIQAPMDVNADGSDADRTYAVDGSSPNFQPFTSYRWSKRTDRPSQFLADRENRLKGLQAEFDAKGTSPDRKKAVRELIDEFQRQIADLKRFSYLVAMNDPYIVLPGFMLRPPALPFTPKFGDYVVVIFRGKLYPALLGDAGPSYKMGEGSLRLATTLNAKANALNRPVSDVAVTYLVFPGSAESQPGPPDLAQLRTRCESLLGEIGGYQGELWAWPDLLAPTPTPTPTPTATASPSPTPGPPSEASPSPAGKQESSAEHSEHAEKRKHPQITQIDTD; encoded by the coding sequence ATGCGGAAACGGCCGAATCGCGCGCCCGGAATCACGCGGGGGCTGGTGGCTCTGCTTTGGCTCGGGGCCGGCCTGGGGTGCGTTCCAAAGAAGCCGGTAACCTTGTCCGAGCAACCGCCTCCCGAGACTTCGCCCGTTCAGACGGCCGAGACGACGCCAACGCCATCGCCGTCCCCTTCACTCGCACCCATCCCCACCCCGGTGCCCTCCCCCGAAACGTTCCTCCCCCGGTCGCGCTACGAGGTCGCCCAGCTTTTTAACGGATTCGAAATCCATTCCCGCCTGTCTTCCGCCGAAGGCCAGATTGCTGCGCTGGAGAAAAAAGATCCCAACGCTTACGTGCTGAACCTCGACGTGCAGGTGCGCGTGCCGAAGCCGGCGCAAACCCTGGACGAATTGCAGACGCCGGACCCGCAACTGAGCAGCACGCTGCCGCAACTCCCTGAGCTCCTGAAGGCGGCAAAAGTCTCCACCTGCTACTATGGGCTTTACCGGCTCAAAACAGAGAACCTGAGTCGCGCGCTTGGACGGTTGGATCAGATGGTCAGCCGCCAGAATTTCTTTGACTGCAACACGATGCTTGAATTGACCGGGACGGCGAGCGGCCGCAAAGCGCTGCTGATCCAGGCGCCGATGGACGTCAACGCCGACGGCTCCGATGCAGACCGCACCTACGCGGTGGACGGGTCCAGCCCGAATTTCCAACCGTTCACCAGCTACCGTTGGTCCAAGCGAACGGACCGGCCCAGCCAGTTTTTGGCCGACCGGGAGAATCGGCTCAAGGGTTTACAGGCTGAATTCGACGCCAAAGGCACGTCGCCTGACCGCAAAAAGGCGGTCCGTGAACTGATTGACGAGTTCCAACGCCAGATCGCCGATCTCAAACGGTTCAGCTACCTCGTCGCGATGAACGATCCGTACATCGTGCTGCCCGGCTTCATGTTGCGCCCGCCCGCGCTTCCCTTTACCCCGAAGTTCGGGGATTACGTGGTCGTGATTTTTCGCGGTAAACTCTACCCGGCCTTACTCGGCGACGCCGGGCCATCTTACAAAATGGGTGAAGGCTCGCTCCGGCTGGCGACGACGCTCAACGCCAAGGCAAATGCGCTGAACCGGCCGGTAAGCGACGTCGCAGTTACCTATTTGGTGTTTCCCGGAAGCGCCGAATCTCAACCCGGCCCGCCGGACCTCGCCCAGCTACGCACCCGTTGCGAAAGCCTGCTCGGTGAAATCGGGGGCTACCAAGGAGAACTATGGGCGTGGCCGGACCTGCTGGCACCAACCCCGACGCCGACTCCCACCCCCACGGCAACCGCCAGCCCAAGCCCGACACCTGGCCCGCCTTCGGAGGCCAGCCCCAGCCCGGCGGGAAAACAGGAATCATCCGCAGAACACTCAGAACACGCAGAAAAGAGGAAACATCCACAGATTACACAGATTGACACAGATTAA
- a CDS encoding Rrf2 family transcriptional regulator: MRSCRFVFAVHVLAVLALKPGEFCSSSFLAGTVNTNPVVIRRLLVDLQNAGLIGTVRGPRGGAYLAKAPSEVTLWQIQHAVDPQTAFALHPNEPSRCCPVGARIDRVMSEVQEQLLGAMERELKRVTLADVLARLERVPAAS, from the coding sequence ATGCGGAGTTGCCGCTTTGTTTTCGCCGTTCATGTCCTGGCCGTGCTCGCCCTTAAGCCCGGGGAGTTTTGTTCGTCGTCTTTTCTGGCCGGCACCGTTAATACCAACCCGGTGGTAATCCGGCGCCTGCTCGTCGACCTGCAGAACGCAGGGCTGATCGGTACGGTGCGCGGACCCCGGGGCGGTGCCTATCTGGCAAAGGCACCCTCCGAGGTCACCCTTTGGCAGATTCAGCACGCGGTGGATCCACAGACGGCGTTCGCGCTCCATCCGAACGAACCTTCGCGCTGTTGCCCGGTAGGCGCCAGGATTGATCGGGTCATGAGTGAAGTGCAGGAACAACTCCTGGGGGCGATGGAACGCGAGTTGAAGCGGGTTACGCTGGCCGACGTGCTGGCCCGGCTGGAGCGGGTCCCGGCAGCATCCTGA